The following are from one region of the Gloeomargarita lithophora Alchichica-D10 genome:
- a CDS encoding ABC transporter substrate-binding protein, which produces HPDSPYYYQGVKVYEHDPAQAKKLLTEAGFQLNTQGQLVDAQGNPVKFTLLTNIERRVRPAMAAQIKQDLAGLGMQVDVQTMSFNPYIERLNKTRDWDCYLGGFGGGGIDPHSGFNIWYTRGSLHTFNQGSQPGQPPLQNWSVHPWELAIDDLLIRGSQVIDEPKRQAIYREFQQLTQEELPFIYLVNNLDLEAVRNRVKGIAFSALSGAFWNLPQLELTD; this is translated from the coding sequence TACATCCCGATAGTCCCTATTATTACCAAGGGGTGAAGGTTTATGAACATGATCCTGCCCAAGCGAAAAAATTGCTCACGGAAGCAGGATTCCAATTAAATACTCAAGGGCAATTGGTAGATGCCCAGGGTAATCCGGTTAAATTTACCTTATTAACCAATATCGAGCGCCGGGTTCGCCCCGCTATGGCCGCCCAAATCAAGCAGGATTTAGCTGGGTTGGGGATGCAGGTGGATGTGCAAACCATGAGTTTTAATCCCTACATTGAACGGTTGAATAAAACCCGGGATTGGGATTGTTATCTAGGGGGATTTGGGGGCGGTGGCATTGACCCCCACAGTGGGTTTAATATCTGGTACACCAGGGGTAGCTTACATACCTTCAATCAAGGGTCACAGCCGGGACAACCCCCCTTGCAAAATTGGTCGGTACATCCCTGGGAATTAGCCATAGATGACCTTTTGATCCGGGGTTCTCAGGTTATAGATGAGCCAAAACGCCAAGCCATTTATCGGGAATTTCAACAATTAACCCAGGAGGAATTACCGTTTATTTATTTGGTGAATAATTTAGATTTGGAAGCGGTGCGTAACCGGGTGAAAGGTATTGCCTTTTCTGCCCTCAGTGGTGCCTTTTGGAACCTACCCCAATTAGAACTCACCGATTGA
- a CDS encoding ABC transporter substrate-binding protein: MARGQTWGRQWFKWMALVLCLGLISVNLTACTLRNPTAQVPQLVLATPSGPATFNYPLNTSFYSVFGFIYEGLLQTNGLTLDLEPALAQSWEISPNKKQIIFNLRENLRWSDGKTLTSDDVVFSYQEVYLNPKIPSGIQDILRVGQSRTFPTVKALDSRRVEFRIPEPFAPFLRFVGGIPILPAHILRPGIQTLDAQGNPRFLSMWGIDTPVQEIVGNGAYVMERYTPSQRVVFRRNPYYWQKDKQGKNLPRIERIIWQIIESTDTQLLRFMSQELDALEVSPEAFQLLKKESKRRNFTIFNA; this comes from the coding sequence ATGGCTAGGGGGCAAACGTGGGGACGGCAATGGTTCAAATGGATGGCCTTGGTTTTATGTCTGGGCTTAATCAGTGTCAATCTCACCGCCTGTACCCTGCGAAATCCCACCGCCCAAGTGCCCCAGCTTGTATTAGCCACCCCCTCTGGCCCCGCAACGTTTAATTATCCCCTCAATACTTCATTTTATAGCGTTTTTGGCTTTATCTATGAAGGTCTATTGCAAACCAATGGCCTCACCCTAGACTTGGAACCGGCATTAGCCCAATCCTGGGAAATTAGCCCCAATAAAAAGCAAATTATTTTTAATCTGCGAGAAAATTTACGTTGGTCAGATGGAAAAACTTTGACCAGTGATGATGTGGTTTTTTCCTATCAAGAAGTTTACCTCAACCCCAAAATTCCCTCCGGCATTCAAGATATTTTGCGGGTGGGACAAAGCCGCACCTTTCCCACGGTCAAAGCCTTGGATTCCCGGCGGGTGGAATTTCGCATTCCCGAACCCTTTGCGCCTTTCCTGCGATTTGTGGGCGGCATCCCCATTTTACCGGCGCATATTCTCCGGCCAGGAATTCAAACCCTCGATGCCCAGGGCAATCCCCGTTTTCTCTCCATGTGGGGGATTGATACCCCGGTGCAAGAAATCGTTGGCAATGGTGCCTATGTGATGGAGCGTTATACCCCCAGCCAACGGGTGGTTTTTCGCCGCAATCCCTACTACTGGCAAAAAGATAAACAGGGCAAGAATTTACCCCGGATTGAACGGATTATCTGGCAAATTATTGAATCTACCGACACGCAACTTTTGCGATTCATGTCCCAAGAATTGGACGCTTTGGAAGTATCACCAGAGGCATTTCAACTCTTAAAAAAAGAATCAAAACGGCGTAACTTTACCATCTTTAATGCC